In Geobacillus kaustophilus, a genomic segment contains:
- a CDS encoding IS630 family transposase has product MKRLNITHDHGWTPRTLRKQERKIKNALLRQRVMAVRLVMEGYLGKEAASMVNVCRQTVSHYVSLFNEGGLELLLHRDFAPGREPFLTEEQQEEIKQLVLTTTPAELGWDVASAWNTKLLQSYVEKHFGVCLSREALRKLLHRQGLSWTRPTYTLAKGNPDEQKQFEKQMDLIKKT; this is encoded by the coding sequence ATGAAACGTCTCAACATCACCCATGATCACGGATGGACGCCACGGACGCTTCGCAAACAGGAACGGAAAATCAAAAACGCGCTTCTTCGCCAACGGGTGATGGCGGTTCGTTTGGTCATGGAAGGTTATTTGGGCAAAGAGGCGGCCTCCATGGTCAACGTGTGCCGACAAACCGTTTCCCATTATGTGTCGCTGTTCAACGAAGGCGGTCTGGAGCTCTTGCTTCATCGGGATTTCGCCCCTGGACGGGAGCCGTTTCTCACCGAAGAACAGCAGGAAGAGATCAAACAGCTTGTGTTGACCACCACTCCCGCGGAACTGGGCTGGGACGTCGCTTCGGCCTGGAACACCAAACTCCTGCAATCCTATGTCGAAAAGCACTTTGGTGTTTGCCTTTCCCGTGAAGCGCTGCGAAAACTCCTGCACCGTCAAGGTCTGTCATGGACTCGCCCTACGTACACGCTGGCGAAAGGGAATCCGGATGAGCAAAAGCAATTTGAAAAGCAAATGGATTTGATAAAAAAAACTTGA
- a CDS encoding IS630 family transposase, with the protein MITKETEDAVLLYIDETHIRSYHVLRSTWSEVGRQKRVPTFGHHAHVSVFGAVNVHDGDIVLHQTETANAATFLDFLRLLKERHPNRIIALVLDNARIHHARMGKDFLREEGQCFHFLYLPPYSPQLNPIERLWKWLKDTMIANAFHKDRHEIVQAVQRFAHYIQERPEEVLRRLGCSA; encoded by the coding sequence TTGATCACCAAGGAGACAGAAGATGCCGTTCTTCTGTACATCGATGAAACGCATATCCGCTCTTATCATGTCTTGCGATCCACTTGGTCCGAGGTCGGCCGTCAAAAACGTGTGCCGACATTCGGCCATCATGCCCATGTTTCGGTATTTGGCGCGGTGAACGTCCACGATGGGGACATCGTGCTTCACCAAACAGAAACCGCCAACGCCGCGACGTTCTTGGATTTCTTGCGCCTGCTCAAAGAGCGGCATCCCAACCGGATCATTGCGCTCGTCTTGGACAATGCCCGGATTCATCACGCTCGAATGGGGAAGGACTTTTTGCGAGAAGAAGGACAATGTTTTCATTTCCTGTATCTGCCTCCCTACTCGCCGCAGCTCAACCCGATCGAGCGTTTGTGGAAATGGCTGAAGGATACGATGATCGCCAACGCCTTTCACAAAGACCGCCACGAGATCGTGCAAGCGGTTCAACGATTTGCTCATTACATTCAGGAACGCCCGGAGGAAGTGTTGCGGCGCTTGGGGTGTTCCGCGTAA